One Streptomyces sp. R28 DNA window includes the following coding sequences:
- a CDS encoding PAC2 family protein, whose amino-acid sequence MIELEGVPELIDPVMVAAFEGWNDAGDAASTAVAHLDREWKGEVFAALDAEDYYDFQVNRPTVWIDAGVRKITWPTTRLSVVRVGGEKPRDLVLVRGIEPSMRWRSFCNELLGFAHELGVELVVILGALLGDTPHTRPVPISGTTSDTDLARRMDLEETKYEGPTGIVGVLQEACTHAGVPAVSLWAAVPHYVSQPPNPKATLALLNRLEDLIDVRIPLGELPEDARAWQVGVDQLAAEDSEVAEYVQSLEEARDTAELPEASGEAIAREFERYLRRRDGGGPSAGGHATADGGEAGPFLRDNPSGRAKPPKPPKPSGTDDEESSEE is encoded by the coding sequence GTGATCGAGCTCGAGGGGGTTCCCGAGCTGATCGACCCGGTCATGGTGGCCGCGTTCGAGGGCTGGAACGATGCCGGCGACGCCGCCTCCACCGCGGTCGCGCATCTGGACAGGGAGTGGAAGGGCGAGGTGTTCGCGGCGCTGGACGCCGAGGACTACTACGACTTCCAGGTCAACCGCCCCACGGTGTGGATCGACGCCGGGGTGAGGAAGATCACTTGGCCGACGACAAGGTTGTCGGTGGTCCGCGTCGGCGGCGAGAAGCCACGTGATCTCGTACTCGTCCGAGGTATCGAACCGTCCATGCGGTGGCGCTCGTTCTGCAACGAGCTGCTCGGCTTCGCGCACGAGCTGGGCGTGGAGCTGGTGGTCATCCTGGGCGCTCTGCTCGGCGACACCCCGCACACCCGCCCGGTCCCGATCAGCGGCACCACGTCCGACACGGACCTGGCTCGCCGGATGGATCTGGAGGAGACCAAGTACGAGGGCCCCACGGGCATCGTCGGCGTCCTCCAGGAGGCATGCACGCACGCCGGCGTACCGGCGGTGTCACTGTGGGCCGCCGTACCGCACTACGTCTCGCAGCCGCCCAACCCGAAGGCGACGCTGGCCCTCCTCAACCGTCTGGAGGACCTGATCGACGTGCGCATCCCGCTGGGCGAACTGCCCGAGGACGCGCGCGCCTGGCAGGTCGGCGTGGACCAGCTGGCCGCCGAGGACAGCGAGGTCGCCGAGTACGTGCAGTCGCTGGAGGAGGCCCGGGACACCGCGGAGCTGCCGGAAGCGTCGGGCGAGGCGATCGCCCGCGAGTTCGAGCGGTATCTGCGCAGACGGGACGGCGGCGGTCCGTCGGCCGGCGGGCACGCCACGGCGGACGGCGGGGAGGCCGGGCCCTTCCTGAGGGACAACCCGAGCGGCCGGGCGAAGCCGCCCAAGCCGCCGAAGCCGAGCGGCACGGACGACGAGGAGTCGTCGGAGGAGTGA
- a CDS encoding NACHT domain-containing NTPase translates to MSGVAPRSRVRRAGIVYLTLFATGTLGALLVAPHVQDPAAVVAALLPTGAGAYLAWSAYRADRVEAAGAADPGVVADRLAVAVRRQWEAEAVVRRLADPYPLPVSWRGADADLAEVTQGLAGRDGEIGALFAGRVPDRRLLVLGAPGAGKTLLLVRLLLALIEDRAAGDPVPVLFPLASWDPSAVDLRGWMERKLVQDHAELGAAAPGEYGGSTLAGMLLDRRLVLPVLDGFDELPTGTSGLALHRIGEALPYGCGLVLSSRTAEYRAALRPRTGVPARLTGMAGIRLEPLGADDVAEYLLRDAGGADTPAAARWQPVVAALRTDASAAGALRSPLMVSLARSVYNPRPGEAEGELPDPAELLRCPTRTAVRRHLLDAFVGAAYRPHPQCPCPWTVGEARHALRFLARRMERGADGAAEVAWWKLGHAVPAVLPQVLAGVLLGVLGWLVEGGTMELTHYFAQEPQAPTAWEERGGLGVVAAGICGGPAGGFAATLAITLLCAAAVAPGVPADLVLHRLADGGSLTLVGVIISGFACGARTGLRLPADWDWRLPATGLAAAICYGLAFDNACGTVSALLYGVAAAAVGRDGPDTDPACPVARVRWHWSPRGVCRGLLGGLLLGGSILLEGLLADVLSGGSTRRYIAPADPVAAGWAALQVGAVFAVACLLLNGLRTVPVDLGASVDGRALLANDRRTIGTCVLTAAVVGALVIGTQGWCAAVWGSTGVWGAAPAESRHWVYAVGLVPSLLTGLAIGIRQSAWPRYAVARCYLALRAKVPFDLMTFLSDAHEHRGVLRRTGAVYQFRHIDLQHRLAEADLCRRQ, encoded by the coding sequence ATGAGCGGAGTTGCCCCCAGGTCACGCGTGCGACGCGCCGGGATCGTGTATCTGACCCTGTTCGCCACGGGCACGCTGGGGGCGCTGCTGGTCGCCCCGCACGTGCAGGACCCGGCTGCCGTGGTGGCGGCACTGCTGCCGACCGGGGCGGGCGCCTATCTGGCGTGGAGCGCCTATCGGGCGGACCGCGTCGAGGCGGCCGGGGCGGCGGACCCCGGCGTCGTCGCCGACCGCCTCGCCGTCGCCGTACGGCGGCAGTGGGAGGCGGAGGCGGTGGTGCGGCGGCTGGCGGATCCGTATCCCCTGCCGGTGTCCTGGCGGGGCGCGGATGCCGACCTGGCCGAGGTGACGCAGGGGCTGGCGGGCCGGGACGGGGAGATCGGCGCGCTCTTCGCCGGGCGCGTGCCCGATCGGCGGCTGCTGGTGCTGGGGGCACCGGGGGCGGGGAAGACCCTGTTGCTCGTGCGGTTGCTGCTCGCGCTGATCGAGGACCGGGCGGCGGGCGATCCGGTGCCTGTCCTCTTCCCCCTGGCCTCGTGGGATCCGTCGGCCGTGGATCTGCGGGGCTGGATGGAACGCAAGCTGGTGCAGGACCACGCCGAGCTGGGGGCGGCGGCGCCGGGTGAGTACGGGGGTTCGACGCTTGCCGGGATGCTGCTGGACCGGCGTCTGGTGCTGCCGGTGCTCGACGGGTTCGACGAACTGCCCACCGGGACGAGCGGGTTGGCACTGCACCGGATCGGTGAGGCGTTGCCGTACGGCTGCGGGCTGGTGCTGTCGAGCAGGACCGCGGAGTACCGGGCGGCGCTGCGGCCCCGGACGGGCGTGCCGGCGCGGCTCACGGGGATGGCGGGGATCCGGCTGGAGCCGCTCGGCGCCGACGACGTCGCCGAGTACCTGCTGCGGGACGCGGGCGGGGCCGATACGCCGGCCGCGGCGCGGTGGCAGCCGGTGGTGGCGGCGCTGCGCACGGATGCGTCGGCGGCGGGTGCGCTCCGGAGCCCGCTGATGGTGTCCCTGGCGCGGTCCGTGTACAACCCCAGGCCGGGGGAGGCGGAGGGTGAGCTTCCGGACCCGGCGGAGCTGTTGCGGTGCCCGACGCGAACCGCCGTGCGGCGCCATCTGCTCGACGCGTTCGTCGGCGCCGCGTACCGGCCGCATCCGCAGTGCCCGTGTCCGTGGACGGTGGGCGAGGCACGGCATGCGTTGCGGTTTCTGGCGCGTCGCATGGAGCGGGGCGCGGACGGGGCGGCCGAGGTGGCGTGGTGGAAGCTGGGGCACGCGGTGCCGGCGGTGCTGCCTCAGGTGCTGGCCGGCGTACTGCTGGGCGTCCTGGGGTGGCTGGTCGAGGGCGGGACCATGGAGCTGACCCACTACTTCGCGCAGGAGCCGCAGGCGCCCACGGCGTGGGAGGAGCGGGGCGGGCTGGGGGTCGTCGCCGCGGGGATCTGCGGCGGGCCGGCGGGCGGCTTTGCGGCAACCCTGGCGATCACCCTGCTGTGCGCGGCGGCCGTCGCTCCCGGCGTCCCTGCCGACCTGGTGCTGCACCGCCTGGCCGACGGCGGTTCGCTCACGCTCGTCGGAGTGATCATCTCCGGGTTCGCCTGCGGTGCCCGGACCGGTCTACGGCTGCCTGCCGACTGGGACTGGCGGCTTCCGGCGACCGGACTCGCGGCCGCGATCTGTTACGGACTCGCCTTCGACAACGCCTGCGGAACCGTCAGCGCCCTGCTCTACGGCGTGGCGGCCGCCGCCGTCGGCAGGGACGGCCCGGACACGGACCCCGCCTGCCCCGTGGCCCGGGTGCGCTGGCACTGGAGTCCACGGGGCGTCTGCCGGGGGCTGCTGGGCGGGCTGCTGCTCGGCGGCAGCATCCTGCTGGAGGGCCTGCTCGCGGATGTGCTCTCGGGCGGGTCCACCCGGCGGTACATCGCGCCCGCCGACCCCGTCGCGGCGGGCTGGGCGGCACTCCAGGTGGGCGCGGTCTTCGCGGTGGCCTGCCTGCTCCTGAACGGCCTGCGGACGGTCCCCGTCGACCTCGGCGCATCGGTCGACGGCCGCGCCCTCCTGGCCAACGACCGGCGCACCATCGGCACCTGCGTCCTGACGGCGGCCGTGGTCGGCGCCCTGGTGATCGGCACCCAGGGCTGGTGCGCCGCCGTCTGGGGGTCGACAGGCGTGTGGGGCGCGGCCCCCGCCGAGAGCCGGCACTGGGTCTACGCGGTCGGGCTGGTCCCCTCGCTGCTGACCGGGCTGGCCATCGGAATCCGCCAGTCGGCCTGGCCCCGGTACGCGGTCGCCCGCTGCTACCTGGCCCTGCGCGCCAAGGTGCCCTTCGACCTCATGACCTTTCTCAGCGACGCCCACGAACACCGGGGCGTCCTGCGCCGCACCGGCGCCGTCTACCAGTTCCGCCACATCGATCTGCAGCACCGCCTCGCCGAAGCGGACCTTTGCCGGAGGCAGTGA
- a CDS encoding SMP-30/gluconolactonase/LRE family protein → MAPEHRSFAPQPTRRRLLTAGAATAGAVLVGSAGTSAAAAGKTRPAVIRLPNGFRPEGITIGGGPYAYLGSLGDGSIYRADLRTGEGGIISTGPGTPSVGLKLDDRGRLFVAGRGQGARVVDARTGAILASYVLTTATPTFANDVFLTSRTAWFTDSFQPALYALPLGRHGELPDADDVVTVTLGGDWSQVAGEVVNANGITRTPDGSALLVVQSGVGGLHRVNPRTGVTELVDLGDAAPLTNGDGLLLNGRTLYVVQNRQNAVDVFQLAADGRSGVFRRRITDPLFDVPTTVAAHQGRLYLPNARFTTTPTPETTYDVISVPA, encoded by the coding sequence GTGGCCCCCGAACACCGCTCCTTCGCACCTCAGCCCACCCGCCGCAGACTCCTCACGGCCGGCGCCGCCACCGCCGGTGCCGTACTCGTCGGGTCCGCCGGCACCTCCGCGGCAGCGGCCGGAAAGACCCGGCCCGCGGTGATCCGCCTCCCGAACGGCTTCCGCCCGGAGGGCATCACCATCGGCGGCGGACCGTACGCCTATCTCGGCTCCCTCGGCGACGGCTCGATCTACCGCGCCGACCTGCGCACCGGCGAGGGCGGCATCATCTCCACGGGCCCGGGCACGCCCTCCGTAGGCCTCAAACTCGACGACCGGGGACGTCTGTTCGTCGCCGGACGCGGCCAGGGCGCCCGCGTCGTGGACGCCCGTACCGGCGCGATCCTCGCCTCGTACGTCCTCACCACGGCGACCCCGACCTTCGCCAACGACGTGTTCCTGACCTCGCGCACGGCCTGGTTCACCGACTCCTTCCAGCCCGCGCTGTACGCCCTGCCGCTCGGCAGGCACGGCGAACTGCCGGACGCGGACGACGTCGTGACGGTCACGCTGGGCGGCGACTGGAGCCAGGTCGCCGGCGAGGTCGTCAACGCCAACGGCATCACCCGCACCCCCGACGGCTCGGCGCTCCTGGTCGTGCAGTCCGGGGTCGGCGGCCTGCACCGCGTGAACCCGCGCACCGGCGTCACCGAGCTCGTCGACCTCGGCGACGCGGCCCCGCTCACCAACGGCGACGGCCTGCTGCTGAACGGGCGCACGCTGTACGTCGTGCAGAACCGGCAGAACGCCGTCGACGTGTTCCAGCTGGCCGCCGACGGCCGCAGCGGCGTCTTCCGGCGCCGCATCACCGACCCGCTGTTCGACGTGCCGACCACGGTGGCCGCCCATCAGGGCCGCCTCTACCTGCCCAACGCGCGCTTCACCACGACACCGACGCCCGAGACGACGTACGACGTGATCTCCGTGCCGGCGTAA